Part of the Erwinia amylovora genome is shown below.
ACTGGAAGCGGCGCGGCTGCTAAATGAAGAAATCGTTGGCAGGCTACCACTCGGGCTGCTGGTGTATGATTTTGTCAATAACCGCACCATCATCAGTAATAAAGTTGCCGATCATCTGTTGCCTCATCTTAACCTGCAAAAAATTATCAATATGTCCGATCAACATCAGGGCGTGTTGCAGGCTACGGTCAATAACGAAGTCTATGAAATCCGCCATGCGCGCAGCGAACTGTCACCGCATACACAGCTGTTTATGATGCGCGATCAGGACCGGGAATTGCTGGTAAATAAAAAATTGCAGAAAGCCCAGCAGGTATTAGATAAAAATCACCTGTCGCGCCAGCAATTGTTACAGCATCTGGGCCAGGCGTTGCAGCGCCCGTTACATACCGTGATTGCCAATTTACAGCTGCTCGGCCACAAGCAGGAGTCTGAGCAGCTGGACGCTTCTCTGGAGGCTTCCCAGGCCCTGAGCCGTCTGGTCGACGATATCGTTTTGCTTAATCAGTTAGAGACCTTCGATTGGACGCCGGATATCAGCAGCTTCAAACTGCAATCCCTGCTGGATGAGCGGGTGGGCGAAATCCTGCCGATGATACGGCGTAAAGGGCTGTCGCTGACCATTGCCAATCACCTCAACAGCGATGAAACGCGCTTTGGCGATCGTAAAGCCTTTGCCAAAATCCTCTCTACTTTGCTGCATTACGCCGTCACCACCACCAACTGGGGGCGGATAAGCGTCACCGTCACCTCTCCCACCGATCGCCTTGATCGGTTGCTGATTGAGATTGTAGATACGGGAGCGGGACTGTCCGCTGAAGAGATGGCCAACGCTGAATTTCCTTTTCTCGGTGATACTTATCAGGATCGCTACGGCCAGGCGTCGGGAATGGCTTTTTTCCTCTGCAAGCAACTGTGTAAACAGCTGGGGGGGCACCTGGAGATTGGCGCTCGTGCGGATATTGGCACGCGCTATAACATCGAACTTCAGGCTCCGCTGGAGCCACAACAGGACCATGAAGAGAAGCTTTTAGACGGGGTTAATGCGCTGATTGATATTACCGTTGAGGACGTGCGTAAAATCGTCGTTCGCCAGTTAGAAAACTGGGGGGCCAGCTGTATCACTCCCGACGAGCGCTTCTCCGGTCAGCTGCACGATGTTCTGATCACTGACCAACCAGAACATTTAGCCCCATGGTCACTACTGGTCACGGATGACGAACCCGGTTTTACCCCGCTAGCTGGAAACCAGTATCGGGTAAATTTCAATATCAGTCAGGCAATGCAGGATGCGTTGCTGATGCTGATTGAACAACAGCTGGCGCAGGATGAGCTGGCTGACGATGGCGCTGAGCAGCAGGACACTGCTCAGTTGTTTGC
Proteins encoded:
- the rcsD gene encoding phosphotransferase RcsD, with translation MLPYKFPLTSGNVTRFFVVFILVLILATGFMIHNAVNAWLTEKRYAVEDITHAMQKRIDAYRLAAWQIYENLAANAVGSATNSSLRETPLHPDVYYVDKTRRKTEALIFGPHESTALDMSQRMSGYLDTLWGAENSTWSMYFLNGQDNSLILISTLPLKDMTIRDKDNAISNIVEARRAEMLQMANALDERESFSPLRRFTWQNDHYFTVRTTFNQPGHLATVVAFDLPVNDIIQRNMPLDNFQLKQDAAPLPEEGDNPGGSTHITWMNPNIAIAAALPGTPLQLIYRVPITVLVADIMRNLLWPLLANLGLLLLSLAGLSLLRQQSLRPSENLSSELEAARLLNEEIVGRLPLGLLVYDFVNNRTIISNKVADHLLPHLNLQKIINMSDQHQGVLQATVNNEVYEIRHARSELSPHTQLFMMRDQDRELLVNKKLQKAQQVLDKNHLSRQQLLQHLGQALQRPLHTVIANLQLLGHKQESEQLDASLEASQALSRLVDDIVLLNQLETFDWTPDISSFKLQSLLDERVGEILPMIRRKGLSLTIANHLNSDETRFGDRKAFAKILSTLLHYAVTTTNWGRISVTVTSPTDRLDRLLIEIVDTGAGLSAEEMANAEFPFLGDTYQDRYGQASGMAFFLCKQLCKQLGGHLEIGARADIGTRYNIELQAPLEPQQDHEEKLLDGVNALIDITVEDVRKIVVRQLENWGASCITPDERFSGQLHDVLITDQPEHLAPWSLLVTDDEPGFTPLAGNQYRVNFNISQAMQDALLMLIEQQLAQDELADDGAEQQDTAQLFASGYLQLFIETVPDDIKRLYNEAANRDYSTLAQTAHRLKGVFAMLNLSPGKQLCETLERHIQHCDETNIKNTTSEVDTYVKDLLQQGNQ